Below is a window of Fusobacterium perfoetens DNA.
CCAAAGGGAATGAAAGCAATGGGAGCTTTAGCAGGAGCAGCGACAGCTAGTTTTTTAGTTGAGGCTTTTCAATTATATGTTGGTGGAGATCTTTTTGGGATACCATTTTTAGGAGAAGTTGGAAAAGCAGCTGGAGGTTTAGGAGGAACTGCCGCAGCGATTCTTGTACCAATAGCTTTAGGAGTTAATCCAACTTATGCAGTTTTAATTGGAGTTTCTGTTTCAGGATTTGGAATATTACCAGGATTTTTAGCAGGATATATTTTATCTTTCTTAATTCCAAAATTAGAAGAGAAAATACCTCAAGGTTTAGATTTAATAGTTGTAATTTGTTTTATCGCACCACTTGCAAGACTTATAGCATCAATATCAAACCCAATAGTTAACTCTACTCTTTTAAATATAGGAAGAATTTTAGAAAGTGCATCTCACTCAAGTCCTATTTTAATGGGAATTATTTTAGGAGGAGTAATCACAGTTGTAGCAACAGCACCTTTATCATCAATGGCTCTTACAGCTATGATGGGATTAACTGGAGTGCCTATGGCAATAGGAGCTTTATCTGTAATGGGATCATCTTTTATGAATGGAGTTTTCTTCCACAGAATGGGATTTGGAGATAGAAAAACAACAATAGCAGTTGCGATTGAGCCATTAACACAAGCGGATATAATTTCAGCAAACCCAATTCCAGTTTATATAACTAACTTTATCGGTGGAGCTTTAGCAGGAGTTGTAGTATCTTTATTTGGTCTTGTAAATAATGCAACAGGAACAGCTACACCAATAGCAGGTTTAATGGTAATGTACGGTTTCAATGATGCAATCACAGTTACAAAAGTTGCTTTAATGTGTGCTGGGTCAGGAATTTTAGCAGGATTTTTAGGTTCAGTAATATTTAAAAATTATAAAATAAAAACTGTAAATGAGATAAGAGGTGTTAACTAATGGATAGTTTAAGAGAATTATTTAAAATTGGTTGTGGACCATCAAGTTCTCACACAATGGGACCAGAGAGAGCAGCTAAAAAATTTAAAAGTGAAACACCTGAGGCATTTTCTTATAAAGTTGAACTTTATGGAAGTTTGGCAGCTACTGGAAAAGGACATTTAACAGACTGGATAATAGAAGAAACTTTAAAACCAAAATATACAGAGATAGTTTGGATGCCTGAATTTGTTCATGAATATCATACTAATGGAATGAAATTTATGGCTCTTGATGAGAATGAAAATGTTATAAAAGATTGGTTAGTTTTCTCTGTTGGTGGAGGAACTATAAAAGAATTAACAGACAAAAGAAGTGGAGCTGGAGAATGTTATAACCTAAAAAAAATGGACGACATTATGGCTTGGTGTAAAGAAAATAATAAAGAGCTTTGGGAATATGTTGAGTTTTGTGAAGGAAAAGAGATTTGGGATTATTTAAAAACAATTCTTGATGCAATGAATCAAGCTGTTGATAGAGGAATAAAAAAAGATGGAGTTCTTCCTGGAAAATTAAGATACCCAAGAAGAGCAAAAGAGATTTATGATAAAATCGACAAAAGAAGAAATTATTTAGTTTTAACTAAAAAAATATTTGCTTATGCACTAGCAGTTTCTGAAGAAAATAGTAGTGCAGGAACAATAGTTACAGCTCCAACTTGTGGTTCAGCAGGAGTAATTCCAGGACTTTTAAGAGCTTTAATTGAAGAGTGGGAGTTAGATGAAACAACATCTTTAAGAGCTTTAGCAATAGCTGGACTTATAGGAAATCTTATAAAAGAAAATGCAACAATCTCTGGAGCAGAGGGAGGTTGTCAAGCTGAGATTGGTTCTGCTTGTTCGATGGCAGCTGGAATGGCAGTTTATATTTTAGGTGGAACAACAGAGCAAATCGAATACGCAGCTGAAATGGGAATGGAACATCATCTTGGAATGACTTGTGACCCTGTTGGAGGGTATGTTCAAATCCCTTGTATAGAAAGAAATGCTATTGTGGCAGTAAGATCTTTAAATACAGCTGATTATGCACTTTCAACAGATGGAGCTCATACAATAAGTTTTGACCAAGTAGTTGTAACAATGAAAGAAACTGGTTGTGATATGTGTTCTTCTTATAAAGAAACATCTACTGGTGGGCTTGCAAAATACTATGATAAATTTTTAAAATAATATAGAAATAAAAAATCCAAGTTACTAAGCTTAGTTTCTTGGATTTTTATTTATTATATTAAATTTAGATAATCAAACATAGTTTCATCGTTATAAAAATATGGAATTTCAGTTCCAAGGATATTTTCTATCTCTTGAAGTCTATAAAACCTTATAAATTCCATCTCATCTTTTAAAAGACCAATCTCTTCCATAAGAGTTTTATATTTATTTTCATTATTTTCTTTTAAAGCTATGTTTGAGAGAGAACGAAGTTCAATAAAACGATTTCTAAAATTAATCTCATCATTTAATATATTTTTTTTAACATTGATAAGAGCTTTTATTTTATCTTGTGGAAGTTCAGATAAAATTTTTTTAGTTTTGTAAACATCTACCTCTTTTTGAGAAGCGACTTCTTCAGCTAAAGAGATAGTTGAAAAAGCTATTAAAAAACTAAATATTAAATTTTTCATTTATCTCCTCCTTTAAGCCAAAAAATAATATACTCTTTCTCTTTATAAGTACCAAAAACAAATTTTTGTTTTTCAAGTAGATCTTTTACAATAGCAAGCCCTAAACCTGTTCCATTTTTTCTTTCACGAGCTGTATCAGCTCTATAAAATGGAATCCATAAATTTTTTAAATTTTCTTCTGGGATAGAAGAACGATTTTTTATAGCAAAATAGTTATCACTAGTAGTGATTTCAATATTATCATCTTCTGAATATTTACAAGCATTATCCAAAAAGTTTTTTATTATCATAGAAAATTGATCCACATCACCAAAGAAACGATGTCCTTTAAAAATTAATCTAAACTTTTTCTCCGGATAGATTTTGTTTAATCTTTTTATTTCGCTTTTTATAATTTCACGAATATCAAAGTTAACTAAATTAAATTCTAAAAAATTTCTCTCAGAACGTGATAAAAACAATAAGGAATTAACAAAATCATTCATATTTGCCGTTTCTTCCAAAATAGTATCAAGATAAAAATTACGAGATTCTTCATCATCAGCAATTCCCTCTTTTAATCCCTCTGCATAATTGTTAATTATCGCAATAGGAGTTTTTAGCTCATGACTTATATTTGAGATAAACTCTTTTCTCATTTTGTCGTTTTCTTTTTCAAGCTCAATATCTTTTTTTAAAATATCGAAGTTTCTTTTTAGATTCATCTCCATTATATTAAGATTTCTACCAAGCTCACCAATCTCATCGTTTGATGAAAAATTAAATTTTTCAGAGAAATCCATATCAGCAACTTTTTTAGCTGTATTTCCCATTGAAATAATTGGCTCACTTAATATTCTAGATAATATTAGCGATAAAAGATACCCAAAAGCTAGAGCTATCAAAATAATTCTTATATAGATTCTATTTATTGCCTCAACAGGTTCAATAACAGAAGTAAGAGAGGCAACCATAACTAAAAGAAGTTCTTTATCATATTTTGTAACAAGAAGAAGTTTTCTATCTGGAGAATACTCTTCGTTGGTAATTTTATAAATAACACTTTTTTTTGTTAAAATATCATTGATTTCTGTTTTGTTAAGAGGGAAGTTTGATTCATCTAAAAATTCATGTTTTGTAAGAAATATTTTTATATTATTTTCTTCCTCTACCTTAGCAAAATCAATATAGATATTTGGATTTTTTAATTTTTCTGCCACAGTTAAAAGATTTTTTTTCTTAACACTAAGATAGTATTTTTCAAAAGTAAAATGGTTAAATCCTAAAATTCCTATTAGAATAACTGTTATAACTGAAGAAACTAATA
It encodes the following:
- a CDS encoding PTS sugar transporter subunit IIC, with product MDVIKGVVLLFLVLGGFSFFSMKMPKGMKAMGALAGAATASFLVEAFQLYVGGDLFGIPFLGEVGKAAGGLGGTAAAILVPIALGVNPTYAVLIGVSVSGFGILPGFLAGYILSFLIPKLEEKIPQGLDLIVVICFIAPLARLIASISNPIVNSTLLNIGRILESASHSSPILMGIILGGVITVVATAPLSSMALTAMMGLTGVPMAIGALSVMGSSFMNGVFFHRMGFGDRKTTIAVAIEPLTQADIISANPIPVYITNFIGGALAGVVVSLFGLVNNATGTATPIAGLMVMYGFNDAITVTKVALMCAGSGILAGFLGSVIFKNYKIKTVNEIRGVN
- a CDS encoding sensor histidine kinase, which produces MKIKNKILLLVSSVITVILIGILGFNHFTFEKYYLSVKKKNLLTVAEKLKNPNIYIDFAKVEEENNIKIFLTKHEFLDESNFPLNKTEINDILTKKSVIYKITNEEYSPDRKLLLVTKYDKELLLVMVASLTSVIEPVEAINRIYIRIILIALAFGYLLSLILSRILSEPIISMGNTAKKVADMDFSEKFNFSSNDEIGELGRNLNIMEMNLKRNFDILKKDIELEKENDKMRKEFISNISHELKTPIAIINNYAEGLKEGIADDEESRNFYLDTILEETANMNDFVNSLLFLSRSERNFLEFNLVNFDIREIIKSEIKRLNKIYPEKKFRLIFKGHRFFGDVDQFSMIIKNFLDNACKYSEDDNIEITTSDNYFAIKNRSSIPEENLKNLWIPFYRADTARERKNGTGLGLAIVKDLLEKQKFVFGTYKEKEYIIFWLKGGDK
- a CDS encoding L-serine ammonia-lyase, iron-sulfur-dependent, subunit alpha — encoded protein: MDSLRELFKIGCGPSSSHTMGPERAAKKFKSETPEAFSYKVELYGSLAATGKGHLTDWIIEETLKPKYTEIVWMPEFVHEYHTNGMKFMALDENENVIKDWLVFSVGGGTIKELTDKRSGAGECYNLKKMDDIMAWCKENNKELWEYVEFCEGKEIWDYLKTILDAMNQAVDRGIKKDGVLPGKLRYPRRAKEIYDKIDKRRNYLVLTKKIFAYALAVSEENSSAGTIVTAPTCGSAGVIPGLLRALIEEWELDETTSLRALAIAGLIGNLIKENATISGAEGGCQAEIGSACSMAAGMAVYILGGTTEQIEYAAEMGMEHHLGMTCDPVGGYVQIPCIERNAIVAVRSLNTADYALSTDGAHTISFDQVVVTMKETGCDMCSSYKETSTGGLAKYYDKFLK